GCCGAGTGCGGCGAGGGGTTCCAGTGCCCGAAGGACAGGAAGCCGATGTTCTTCATGCTGGCCTCAACGCTGTTGAAGGATCAACCATTCCGGAGGATCCGCTCGTCGGACGAGGCTCCTGGGGCCCGCTCACCGGGCGGTGATCGCCCGCGGAGCCGGCCGCCGCCGGGCCGCCGCGGCGCCCAGCCGGACGTCGCCGGTCGGGTCCGCGGTGAACACCCGGGTCCCCGACGCGGCGGCCCGGGCCAGGGCGAGCAGCTCGTCGAGCTGCGCGACCTGGACCCGGAGCGTGTCGATCTCGTCCTGCATCGCCAGGATCCGGCGGATGCCCTCGAGGTTGATGCCCTCGTCCTGGCTGAGCCGCTGGATCAGCCGCAGCTGGGCGATGTTGCGGGCCGAGTAGCGGCGGCCGCGCTTGGCGGTCCGCCGCGGCTGGACGAGGCCGATCCGGTCGTAGGTCCGCAGGGTCTGCGGGTGCATGCCGGCCAGCTGGGCCGCGACCGAGATCACGAAGACGGGCGCGTCGTGGTCGATCCGCTGCGGGAGCTCTGCTGCCACGTCGTCACCTCCTCCCGGTCGTCCCCGGCTCAGCTGAACAGCTTGGCCCGGGGGTTGGACGCCCCGACGGCCTCGCCGTAGCTGGACAGGGCTTCCTTCGCCTTCTCGTTGAGCGCCTCGGGCACCGTCACCTCGACGGAGACCAGCAAGTCGCCCTTGCTGCCGTCCCGCTTGCCGACGCCCTTGCCGCGCACCCGGAAGGTGCGCCCGTTGGGCGTGCCGGCCGGCACGCGCAGCTTGACGGGGGCGCCGCCGAGCGTCGGCACCTCGATCTCGGCGCCCAGCGCGGCCTCGTTGAAGGTGACCGGCGCGGTGAGCGTCAGGTTGTCGCCCTTGCGGCCGAACACCGGGTGCGGGCGGACGTGCACGACGACGTAGAGGTCGCCCGCCGCCCCGCCGTTCTCACCGGCGCCACCCTTGCCCTTGAGCCGGATCCGCTGGCCGTCGGTGACGCCCGCCGGGATCCGGACCTGCATGGTGCGGGTGGACTTGCCCCGGCCGGAGCCGTGGCAGACCGGGCACGGGTCGTCGACGACCATGCCCCGGCCGCGGCAGTCGCGGCAGGGCTCGGTGACGGCGAAGACGCCACCCGAGGTCGAGGTCTGCATGCCGCTGCCCTCGCAGGTGGGGCACACCTTGGGCACCGTGCCGGCCTTCGCGCCGGTGCCGTGGCACTGCACGCACGCGGCGTCGGAGACCATCTGCATGCCGACGGTGACGCCCTCGATCGCCTGGACGAAGTCGACGGTCACCTCGCCCTCGACGTCGCTGCCCCGTCGGGGCCCGCGGCTGCTGGACGTGCGCGTGGTCGCGGTCCGCGTCCCACCCGCCCCGTTGAACAGGCCGCCGAACAGGTCGGAGAAGCCGGTGTCGCCGGCCTGGCGGAACAGGTCGTCCACCGACCCCCCGCCCGCGCCGGCGCCGCCGCTCCGCGGGAAGCGGAACCCACCCCCGCCGAACAGCCGCCGGGCCTCGTCGTACTCCTTGCGCTTGCTCTCGCTCGACAGCACGTCGTTGGCCTCGGACACCTCCTTGAAGCGCCGCTCGGCCTCGGGGTTGCCGGGGTTCTGGTCCGGGTGGTTCTCCCGGGCCAGCTGCCGGTAGGCCTTCTTGATGTCCTCGGGCTTGGCGTCCTTCGCCACCCCCAGGACCTTGTAGAAGTCCTTCTCGATCCAGTCCTTCGTGCTCACGAACGCCTCCCCTCGGTGGTCAACGGCCCCCGCGCACCGCGGGGGCCCCGGCTGGTCAGCCGGTCACTGCTCCGCATCGGCCGCAGGGGTGCCCGCGCCGGTGTCGGTGGTCTGCTCCACGACCGGGGCGGCCGAGCCCTCCACGGGCTCGCCCACCGCGACGCGGGCCGGACGCAGCACCCGCTCGCCGATCCGGTAGCCGGGCTGCAGGATCTCGACGCAGGTCGGTCCGTCGACACCCTCCGCCGGCACCTGCATCAGGGCCTCGTGGATGTGCGGGTCGAACGGGTCGCCCTTGGCCCCGAAGCTCTCGAGGCCGTGCCGGGTGGTGATCCGCTCGACCTGCTCGCCGACGGCCTTGAAGGCCCCGGCCAGCTCGCCGTGCTCGCGGGCGGAGCGGACGTCGTCCAGCACCGGCAGCAGGTCCTTGACGAACCCCTCGAGCGCCACCTTGCGGGTCAGGTCGCGGTCGCGGTCGACGCGCCGCTTGTAGTTCACGTACTCGGCCTGCAGCCGCTGCAGGTCAGCGGTCCGCTCGGCCAGCGCCGTCTGCAGCTGCTCGACCTGCTCGTCCGGGAGACCCGGCTCCGGAGCGGCCGGGGCCTCCGGGGCGGGAGCCGCAGCGGACTGCGGCTCCCGGACCTCGAAGGTCTCCGGGTCGATGCGGCGCCGGTCGCGCACGGTCGGCCCCTGCGGGCCGTCGTGCTGGTCGTCGCTCATCGGCCGGTCGCTCACTTGGTGTCGCTCGCGGCCTGGTCGTCGTCGACGATCTCGGCGTCCACGACGTCGTCGTCCGAGCCGGTGGAGCTGCTCGCGCCGTTGCTCCCGGCCCCGTCACCCGGCTCGCCGGCCTCGGACGGCGCCTGCTGGGCGGCAGCCGCGGCGTACATGGCCTGGCCGAGCGCGGCGCTGGTGGTGTTCAGCTTGTCCACCGCGGTCTTGACGGCGTCGTCGTCGGTACCCTCGAGCGCGGCCTTGACCTCGGTCAGCGCCTCCTCGACCGGCGCCTTGACGTCGTCGGTGATCTTGTCGGCGTTCTCGCTGATCAGCTTCTCGGTCCGGAACACCAGGTTGTCGGCCTCGTTGCGCAGCTCGACCGCCTCGCGGCGCTTGCGGTCCTCCTCGGCGTTGGCCTCG
The window above is part of the Friedmanniella luteola genome. Proteins encoded here:
- a CDS encoding heat shock protein transcriptional repressor HspR, whose protein sequence is MAAELPQRIDHDAPVFVISVAAQLAGMHPQTLRTYDRIGLVQPRRTAKRGRRYSARNIAQLRLIQRLSQDEGINLEGIRRILAMQDEIDTLRVQVAQLDELLALARAAASGTRVFTADPTGDVRLGAAAARRRPAPRAITAR
- the dnaJ gene encoding molecular chaperone DnaJ, giving the protein MSTKDWIEKDFYKVLGVAKDAKPEDIKKAYRQLARENHPDQNPGNPEAERRFKEVSEANDVLSSESKRKEYDEARRLFGGGGFRFPRSGGAGAGGGSVDDLFRQAGDTGFSDLFGGLFNGAGGTRTATTRTSSSRGPRRGSDVEGEVTVDFVQAIEGVTVGMQMVSDAACVQCHGTGAKAGTVPKVCPTCEGSGMQTSTSGGVFAVTEPCRDCRGRGMVVDDPCPVCHGSGRGKSTRTMQVRIPAGVTDGQRIRLKGKGGAGENGGAAGDLYVVVHVRPHPVFGRKGDNLTLTAPVTFNEAALGAEIEVPTLGGAPVKLRVPAGTPNGRTFRVRGKGVGKRDGSKGDLLVSVEVTVPEALNEKAKEALSSYGEAVGASNPRAKLFS
- the grpE gene encoding nucleotide exchange factor GrpE, which produces MSDDQHDGPQGPTVRDRRRIDPETFEVREPQSAAAPAPEAPAAPEPGLPDEQVEQLQTALAERTADLQRLQAEYVNYKRRVDRDRDLTRKVALEGFVKDLLPVLDDVRSAREHGELAGAFKAVGEQVERITTRHGLESFGAKGDPFDPHIHEALMQVPAEGVDGPTCVEILQPGYRIGERVLRPARVAVGEPVEGSAAPVVEQTTDTGAGTPAADAEQ